One segment of Podarcis muralis chromosome 17, rPodMur119.hap1.1, whole genome shotgun sequence DNA contains the following:
- the NDUFB4 gene encoding NADH dehydrogenase [ubiquinone] 1 beta subcomplex subunit 4 — MAEPPYKPAPLFPRPPQLDPAQYDASPQQRAAEAERVAIRARLKRHYLLELNDPRRTSIDDPAVTRWVYARMYNAYPNFRVTPKTSLLGAAFGLGPIFFWWYVFKTDRDRKEKLIQEGKYERPFPLFY, encoded by the exons ATGGCGGAGCCGCCCTACAAGCCGGCGCCCCTCTTCCCGCGCCCGCCCCAGCTCGACCCGGCCCAGTACGACGCCTCGCCCCAGCAGCGCGCCGCCGAGGCCGAGCGCGTCGCCATCCGCGCCCGCCTCAAGCGCCACTACCTGCTGGAGCTCAACGACCCCCGGAGGACCAGCATC GATGACCCCGCTGTGACTCGTTGGGTTTACGCCCGAATGTACAACGCCTATCCTAATTTCCGTGTCACCCCAAAAACTTCGCTACTGGGAGCTGCGTTTGGGCTGGGGCCCATTTTTTTCTGGTGGTACGTCTTCAAAACGGACAGG GATAGAAAAGAAAAGCTCATACAGGAAGGCAAGTATGAGCGACCGTTCCCTCTGTTCTATTAA